Proteins from a single region of Chaetodon trifascialis isolate fChaTrf1 chromosome 10, fChaTrf1.hap1, whole genome shotgun sequence:
- the LOC139337332 gene encoding LOW QUALITY PROTEIN: 1-phosphatidylinositol 4,5-bisphosphate phosphodiesterase zeta-1-like (The sequence of the model RefSeq protein was modified relative to this genomic sequence to represent the inferred CDS: substituted 1 base at 1 genomic stop codon), with protein MKKGTAPSTRRTQIQHLYQCYASGQMTLPACVLLRFLHKEQMELTANEETAESLIERYEIEETARESRSMTFEGFLRYMESKDCCVFNQAHTSVYQDMNQPLTSYFISSSHNTYLTGDQLVGKSNLDAYVCALRKGCRCLEIDCWDGPDMEPVVYHGHTLTTKILFKDVISTVERHAFEVSAYPVILSLENHCSQEQQEVMAQYLISILGDKLLRTPLQHSTSGDLPSPNDLQHKILIKNKKLKTQIKTEVEESVDEGEDDEEEDDEEDEEHQTKAKFWSPRKARSKTKXKKKVVVAEALSDLVVYTRSVKFISFTHSMDSQNCYENTSMAEKKARKLAKASGADFVQHNQRFLSRIYPAASRMSSSNYNPQEFWNVGSQLVALNFQSLGFPMDLNDGRFQDNGGCGYILKPAVLMSSQRSFDPGHSQNSLEPTHLLLKVISGSNLPVPRSGKAPDLFVRVDIYGIACDSCRKSTHTVKNNSLSPHWDTDMKFSISIPELCLIRFCVRDQTGILSSDFVGQYTLPFTSLKKGYRWVPLRSRDGCSLDPASLFVFVWYP; from the exons ATGAAGAAAGGCACGGCCCCCTCCACCAGGAGAACTCAAATCCAGCATCTGTACCAATGCTACGCCTCAGGCCAGATGACGTTGCCTGCCTGCGTCCTCCTCAGGTTCCTCCACAAGGAGCAGATGGAGCTCACAGCAAATGAGGAAACGGCTGAGAGTTTGATTGAAAGATATGAGATTGAAGAGACAG ccagAGAAAGCAGGTCCATGACATTTGAAGGATTCCTCAGGTACATGGAGTCCAAGGACTGCTGTGTGTTCAACCAGGCCCACACATCTGTGTACCAAGACATGAACCAGCCTCTCACCAGTTACTTCATATCCTCATCACATAACACCTACCTGACTGGAGATCAGCTGGTGGGAAAGAGCAACCTGGACGCCTATGTTTG TGCTCTGAGGAAAGGCTGTCGCTGTCTGGAGATTGACTGCTGGGATGGGCCTGATATGGAGCCTGTAGTCTACCATGGCCACACCCTGACCACCAAGATACTCTTTAAGGATGTCATCAGCACTGTGGAGCGACATGCCTTCGAG GTGTCTGCGTATCCTGTGATCCTGTCGTTAGAAAACCATTGCtcgcaggagcagcaggaggtcaTGGCCCAGTACCTCATCTCTATCCTGGGGGACAAGCTGCTGAGAACTCCCTTGCAGCACTCAACCTCTGGGGACCTCCCGAGCCCAAAT GACCTGCAGCATAAGATACTCATCAAGAATAAAAAGCTCAAGACTCAGATTaagacagaggtggaggagagtgtAGATGAGGgcgaggatgatgaggaggaggacgatgaggaggatgaggagcatcAAACCAAAGCAAAGTTCTGGTCTCCTAGAAAGGCAAGGTCAAAGACCAAA tagaagaagaaggtgGTGGTGGCAGAGGCTTTATCTGACCTGGTCGTATACACCAGGTCTGTCAAGTTCATCAGCTTCACTCATTCCATGGACAGTCAGAACTGCTATGAGAACACATCCATGGCGGAGAAGAAGGCTCGGAAGCTGGCCAAAGCCTCAg GTGCAGATTTTGTTCAGCATAACCAGAGGTTCCTCAGCAGGATTTACCCGGCGGCCTCGAGGATGTCTTCGTCCAACTACAACCCTCAGGAGTTTTGGAACGTCGGCTCACAGCTCG TGGCTCTAAATTTCCAGTCCCTGGGCTTTCCCATGGACCTTAATGATGGCCGTTTCCAGGACAACGGGGGCTGTGGATACATCCTGAAGCCGGCAGTGCTCATGTCCAGTCAGAGGAGCTTTGATCCCGGCCACAGCCAGAACAGCCTCGAAcccacacacctgctgctcaaG GTGATCAGTGGGTCCAACCTACCTGTCCCCAGGAGTGGCAAAGCTCCGGACCTCTTTGTCAGGGTGGACATTTATGGGATAGCTTGTGACTCGTGCAGAAAAAGCACACATACTGTCAAAAACAACT CTCTGAGTCCTCACTGGGATACTGACATGaaattcagcatcagcatccCCGAGCTCTGCCTCATCCGCTTCTGTGTCCGAGACCAGACCGGCATTCTCAGCAGCGATTTTGTGGGCCAGTACACGCTGCCCTTCACCAGCCTGAAGAAAG GCTACCGCTGGGTGCCTCTCCGGTCCCGAGACGGATGCAGCCTGGATCCAGCCTCCCTCTTCGTCTTTGTTTGGTATCCCTAA